The window ACCGTCGGGCCTTCGCTAAGCTTGAACTGCTGGACGTTCCAGCAGGCCACACCGCCTCCGGGATGTTTTGCGACATGGATGCCATCAAACAACTCGGGAAAACGCTCCACGTATTTCTGATCGCCGAACCTGCCGGGCTCGGGCGTCGCATAGCACCATTCCAGGCACCGGTCGCCCCACCACCGCAAGGCGGCAACACCGTTTTCATCGGCTTTAAACGTCATAAATTGGACGCAATAAATCCCGGCCGATTCGGAATTTTCCGTCTCCGGCGTAAAGCGGTGCTCCGTCAACAGGATCGAGCCGCCGCTTTGCTGAAACTCTTCCAGTAAAATCGCGGGATCGTGAAAGAAATAAAGATCGGCATCCAGATAAGTTACCTCATTTAGCCCAAACCGCATAAGCACATGCAAGATAAAATGCGAGGTGCATGTCCAACAATATTCATAATCTTCGCGGTCGCCTCTGACCGCT of the Bacilli bacterium genome contains:
- a CDS encoding glycosyl transferase produces the protein MRQFCTLLNAGYITRLLALHDSLLKTCREPFALYILCMDDLTFRILSEQNLSGVVLVQMEDFETDDLRAVRGDREDYEYCWTCTSHFILHVLMRFGLNEVTYLDADLYFFHDPAILLEEFQQSGGSILLTEHRFTPETENSESAGIYCVQFMTFKADENGVAALRWWGDRCLEWCYATPEPGRFGDQKYVERFPELFDGIHVAKHPGGGVACWNVQQFKLSEGPTVNGYPVVFYHFTQLTWDANMNFNYGTYRLPYMAKPLFYEPYQRVLEKKIQLIKKRYADEDTDESCYFDLTGALR